A single genomic interval of Zingiber officinale cultivar Zhangliang chromosome 4A, Zo_v1.1, whole genome shotgun sequence harbors:
- the LOC121973024 gene encoding glycine-rich cell wall structural protein-like: MTAVEQWGFGGRGTGGKFNGGNNGLGGKLIGGKRGFGGRGTGGKFNGGNNGLGGKLIGGKRGFGGRGTGGKFNGGNNGFGGKLIGGEIGFRGKLIGGNNGLSGIGDGGAPLMLGGDGISDGMIGGKFIGGNSELGGVEAPPALGGVSGVSDGMIGGKLIGGSSELGDDGGVSDGIIGGKFNGGNSELDGVGDPSMLGTDDGVDGGIIGGKLNGGNSELGGVEAPLAVGGDGGVSDGIIGGKLNGGNSELGGVGAPLALGDDGGVIDGIIGGKLNGGNSELGGDDGDDDGIIGGKLNGGNIGLGEVGAPSVPEGDGGVNDGIIGGKLNGGNNELDGGEGANDGGDGVNDGMIGGKLNGGRSELGRGEASPVLGGVNDGMMGGKLNGGNKGEVPSVLGDDGGVSDGIMGGKLNGGGNNELDGDGGVNDGIIGGKLSGGNSELGGSNGVSGGIIGGKLNGGNNELGGIGPPSALGDVGGGGVSDGIIGGKLNGGNNEPEGGSGGIIGGKLNGGNNEPAGGSDGAGGGIIGGKLNGGNNEPAGGSDGAGGGIIGGTLNGGNNELGGIGGPSALGDDGGGGKLNGGAPSVLGDDGGDRNGIGGRSEDLGRGRKAVERLAA, encoded by the exons ATGACGGCTGTGGAGCAATG GGGATTTGGAGGCAGAGGAACGGGAGGCAAGTTCAACGGCGGCAACAATGGATTGGGAGGCAAGTTAATTGGTGGTAAAAGGGGATTTGGAGGCAGAGGAACGGGAGGCAAGTTCAACGGCGGCAACAATGGATTGGGAGGCAAGTTGATTGGTGGTAAAAGGGGATTTGGAGGCAGAGGAACTGGAGGCAAGTTCAACGGCGGCAACAATGGATTCGGAGGCAAGTTGATTGGTGGTGAAATTGGATTTAGAGGTAAGTTGATCGGCGGCAACAATGGGCTCAGCGGTATTGGCGACGGCGGAGCTCCGCTGATGCTAGGTGGTGATGGTATTAGTGATGGAATGATTGGAGGCAAGTTTATCGGTGGCAACAGCGAGCTAGGTGGAGTTGAAGCTCCTCCTGCACTCGGCGGTGTTAGTGGTGTTAGTGACGGAATGATCGGAGGTAAGTTGATTGGTGGTAGCAGTGAGCTAGGCGATGATGGTGGTGTCAGTGATGGGATAATTGGAGGCAAGTTCAACGGCGGCAACAGTGAGCTAGATGGCGTCGGAGATCCTTCAATGTTAGGCACTGATGATGGCGTCGATGGTGGAATAATCGGAGGCAAGTTGAACGGCGGCAATAGTGAATTAGGTGGCGTTGAAGCTCCACTAGCGGTAGGCGGTGATGGTGGCGTTAGTGATGGAATAATTGGAGGCAAGTTGAACGGCGGCAATAGTGAACTAGGCGGCGTCGGAGCTCCACTTGCACTAGGCGATGATGGTGGTGTTATTGATGGAATAATTGGAGGCAAGTTGAACGGTGGCAATAGTGAACTAGGCGGTGATGATGGCGACGACGATGGAATAATTGGAGGCAAGTTGAACGGTGGCAATATTGGGCTAGGAGAGGTCGGAGCTCCTTCGGTACCAGAAGGTGATGGTGGCGTTAACGATGGAATAATTGGAGGCAAATTGAACGGCGGCAACAATGAGCTAGATGGTGGTGAAGGTGCTAACGATGGTGGTGATGGTGTTAACGATGGAATGATAGGAGGTAAATTAAACGGAGGTAGGAGTGAGCTAGGCAGGGGCGAAGCTTCTCCGGTGCTAGGAGGTGTTAATGATGGAATGATGGGAGGCAAATTGAACGGTGGTAACAAAGGCGAAGTTCCTTCGGTGTTAGGAGATGATGGCGGCGTTAGTGACGGAATTATGGGAGGCAAGTTAAATGGCGGCGGCAACAATGAGCTAGATGGTGATGGTGGCGTTAATGATGGAATAATCGGAGGCAAGTTGAGTGGCGGCAACAGTGAACTAGGCGGTAGCAATGGCGTAAGCGGTGGAATAATCGGAGGTAAGTTGAATGGCGGCAACAATGAGCTCGGTGGGATCGGACCTCCTTCAGCATTAGGCGATGTCGGCGGAGGCGGCGTTAGTGATGGAATAATCGGAGGCAAGTTGAACGGCGGCAACAATGAACCTGAAGGTGGCAGCGGTGGAATAATCGGAGGCAAATTGAACGGCGGCAACAATGAACCCGCAGGCGGAAGTGATGGTGCCGGCGGTGGAATAATCGGAGGCAAGTTGAACGGCGGCAACAATGAACCCGCAGGCGGAAGTGATGGCGCCGGCGGTGGAATAATCGGAG GCACGTTGAACGGCGGCAACAATGAGCTTGGCGGTATCGGAGGTCCTTCAGCATTAGGCGATGACGGTGGCGGAGGTAAGTTGAACGGGGGAGCTCCTTCAGTGCTAGGCGATGACGGTGGCGACAGAAACGGAATTGGAGGCAGAAGCGAAGACTTGGGCAGAGGAAGGAAGGCGGTCGAGCGTCTGGCGGCATGA